Sequence from the Curtobacterium sp. MCLR17_007 genome:
GGCATGGTCGTGCCGCCCTCCGCCGACGAGTGGGCGCGGATCCCGAGCTGGGAGTGGCACCGCGCGGGCATCGAACCGGGACGCTCGGCCACGGTCATGCGGGCGGTCCGGGTCGCGCCGGCCATCGAGCGGACCCTGGCGCTCGGCCGGGGCGGGTCCGTCGTCGCCGCGCGGCTGCAGACGATCCCGGGCGTCGGGGTGTGGACCGCTGCCGAGACGACGCAGCGGTCACACGGCGACCCGGACTCGCCGAGCGTCGGTGACTTCCACGTGCCAGCGCTCGTCGGCTGGGCGCTGACGGGCGGGCCCGTCGACGACGACGGCATGCTCGAACTGCTCGAGCCCTGGCGCGGTCACCGGCACCGGGTCGTCCGGCTGATCGGCGGCAGCGGCTTCCGCAAGCCCGCCTTCGGTCCGCGCATGACGATCCAGGACCACCGGGGCCACTGACGGGTCCGACGCCGGCCGGTCGGAGACCCGGGTCGGACGCCGACCGGTCAGAGACCCGGGTCGGTCGGGCCGAGCGCGTCCTGGACCCGCGCGCTGACGGACCGCAGCGTGTCCGCGTCCCCCGCCACGGGCCTCCAGAACAGCTGCTCGAGTGCGGCGGTGTGTGCGCGGATTCCGGCGAGCACCGCGCGCCGACCGTCCGGGGTCATCACGACCCAGCTGCCGCGCCCGTCGGTGGGGCAGTCGGAGCGCTCGACCAGCCCGCGGCTCACCATGCGCGTGACCTGGTGGCTCACGCGCGACTTCTCCCAGCCGATGCCCGCGGCGACGTCGCGCACGCGCAGGCGGTGGTCCGGCTGCCGGTGCAGGCCGATCAGGATCTCGAACTCCGGGACCGAGATGCCGGCGCCCTGCTGCACGGCGTGGTCGAGGGCCCGGTCGAGCCGGCGCCAGACGTCGTGGTAGGCGTCCCACGTCGCCCAGTCGTGACGGTCGGCCCCCTGCTTCGGCATCCCCCCAGCGTATCCATCCGGGTCGCAGGTGGCGCATCGCTGACACGTCGCTGACTGTTGGCCCGCACCCGGCGCGCTCCGAGGTCGCGTCGGCCCCGCGGCATACGATCGGAGGATGCCGCGCGCCCGCCTCCAGGACTGTTCCGACGACGCCGCTGCCCTCGTACGACGGTGGCTCGCAGCGTCCGCGGACGTCAAGCCCGATCCCGGTGCGGCGCGGCTGGCCGATGTCCTCCGTGACGAACAGGGCCTGGACTTCACGCTCGGCTTCATCGACCGCGTGGTCCGCCCCGAGGACCCCCGCGTGGCCGCGCGGCACCTCGAGCAGCTCAGCCAGGGCGTGCCGGACGCGCTCGCCTGGTACCTCCGCGGCGCCGTGTCCCTCGGCGGCGGCTTCGCGACGATGGCACCGTGGGCCGTCATCCCCACCGCGCGCCGGATCCTGCGCCGCATGACCGGTCACCTGGTCGTGGACGCCGCCCCGTCGAAGCTCGGGCCGGCACTCGCCAAGCTCCGCGCCGACGGCACCCGCCTCGACGTCAGCCTGCTCGGCGGGCCGGTGCTCGGCAGCGCCGAGAGCGACCGCCGGCTCCAGGGCGCCATGGACCTGCTCGCCCGCGACGACGTCGACCGCGTCTCAGTGGCCATCGGCACCGTCGTGCCACAGTCGGCACCGTGGGCGTTCGAGGAGACGGTCGCACGCGCGGTCGACCGACTGGTCCCGCTGTACCGTCTGGCGGCGTCCGCCCCCACGCCCAAGACGATCACGCTCGACCTCGACGAGCACGGCGACCTCGACCTCGCCGTCACGGTCTTCCGTGCCCTCCTCGACCGGCCGGAGTTCCTCGGGCTGCACGCCGGCATCGTGCTGCAGGCGTACCTGCCCGACAGCGCCGGGGCGCTCGAGTCCCTGACGCAGTGGGCGCTGACCCGGCGGGCGCACGGCGGCGCACCGATCACGGTCCGGCTGGTCAAGGGCGCGCACCTGGCTGCGGAACGCGTCGACGCGATCCTGCACGACTGGCCCCTCGCCACGTGGGGCAGCAAGCGTGAGACCGACACGGCCTACCTGCGCATGCTCGACGCCGCGCTGACGACCGAGCGCACGGACGCCGTCCGGATCGGCGTGGCGAGCCACAACCTGTTCGACCTGGCCACCGCGTGGGTGCTCGCCCAGCGCCGCGGGGTCACCGACGCCGTGCACGTGGCGATGCTGCTCGGGATGACGGCGACGCACGCCGACGCCGTCCGCGCCGAGGTCGGCGACCTGGTGCTCTCGACCCCGGTCGTGCACCCGGACGACTTCCGCGGGGCGATCGGGTACCTCGCCCGGCGACTGCAGGAGCACGCCGGCGGTGACAACGCCATGTCCACGGCGTTCGAGATCGGCCACGACCAGGCCGCCCTCGACCGCGAGCAGGCACGGTGGACGGCCTCGGTCGACGCCCTCGACACCCCTGTGCCGCCGACCAACCGCACGCAGGACCGTCGACTCTCCCCGGGCGACCCCATCCCGCGCGACGCCTTCCGGAACGCCCCCGTCACCGACCCGACGCTGCCCGCCAACCGGCAGTGGGCCGCGGACGTGCTCCGGCGGGTGCCCCGTTCGCAGCTCGGCGCGCAGACGATCCGCGGGTCGCGGGTGCTCGACCGCACCAAGCTCGAGCGGATCGTCCGCAGCACCGCCCAGGCCGGCGTCAACTGGGGGCGGCAGGACCCGGTCGACCGCGCCGAGCTGCTCGAGCTCATCGGGCACGAGCTCGAGGGCCGCCGCGCCGACCTGGTCGAGGTCGCCGTCGCCGAGACCGGCACCACGCTCACCGAAGCCGACGCCGAGGTCAGCCGGGCGATCGACTTCGCGCACCACTTCGCCGACCGCGCGCGGCACCTGGTGGACGTCACCGGCGCGACCTTCGTCCCGCCGCGCCTGACCGTGGTCGTGTCGGAGTGGACGGAGCCCATCGCCGGACCTGCGAGCGGCGTGCTGGCGGCGCTCGCCGCGGGCAGCGGGGTGCTGCTCAAGCCGGCACCCCAGGCCAAGCGGTCTGCGGCCGTCGTGGCCGACGTCCTCCACGACGCCGGGGTCCCGCACTCCCTGCTCCAGCTCGTCGACCTGGACGAGGACGTCCTCGGCCGCCAGCTCATCGCGCACGCGGCGGTCGACCGGATCGTGTTCTCCGGCGCTGCCGACACCGCCCGGTCGTTCACGTGGTGGCGTGCCGGGCTGCCCCTGACCGCGGCCACCGGCGGCAGGAACGTCGTCGTCGTGACCCCGTCAGCGGACGTCGAACTCGCCGTCCGGGACATCGTGCGCTCGGCCTTCGTCCACGCGGGGCAGCGCCCCGACGCCACGTCGCTCGTGGTGCTGGTCGGGTCCGTCGCCGAGAGCGAGGGGTTCCGCCGACAGCTCGTCGACGCTGCCCGGACGGTCCGCGTGGCCTGGCCGGACGACCCCACGGCGCAGATGGGCCCGCTCGTCGCCGAACCGACCGGTCCGCTCCTGCAGGCCCTCACCGAGCTCGAGCCGGGGGAGTCGTGGTTGCTGCAGCCCGCCCCTCTCGACGACTCCGGCCGGCTCTGGTCGCCGGGCATCCGCGACGGCGTCCGTGCCGGCAGCGACCGGCACCAGACCGACCACGCGGTGCCGGTCCTCGACCTGATGCACGCCGAGACCCTCGACGACGC
This genomic interval carries:
- a CDS encoding bifunctional proline dehydrogenase/L-glutamate gamma-semialdehyde dehydrogenase, yielding MPRARLQDCSDDAAALVRRWLAASADVKPDPGAARLADVLRDEQGLDFTLGFIDRVVRPEDPRVAARHLEQLSQGVPDALAWYLRGAVSLGGGFATMAPWAVIPTARRILRRMTGHLVVDAAPSKLGPALAKLRADGTRLDVSLLGGPVLGSAESDRRLQGAMDLLARDDVDRVSVAIGTVVPQSAPWAFEETVARAVDRLVPLYRLAASAPTPKTITLDLDEHGDLDLAVTVFRALLDRPEFLGLHAGIVLQAYLPDSAGALESLTQWALTRRAHGGAPITVRLVKGAHLAAERVDAILHDWPLATWGSKRETDTAYLRMLDAALTTERTDAVRIGVASHNLFDLATAWVLAQRRGVTDAVHVAMLLGMTATHADAVRAEVGDLVLSTPVVHPDDFRGAIGYLARRLQEHAGGDNAMSTAFEIGHDQAALDREQARWTASVDALDTPVPPTNRTQDRRLSPGDPIPRDAFRNAPVTDPTLPANRQWAADVLRRVPRSQLGAQTIRGSRVLDRTKLERIVRSTAQAGVNWGRQDPVDRAELLELIGHELEGRRADLVEVAVAETGTTLTEADAEVSRAIDFAHHFADRARHLVDVTGATFVPPRLTVVVSEWTEPIAGPASGVLAALAAGSGVLLKPAPQAKRSAAVVADVLHDAGVPHSLLQLVDLDEDVLGRQLIAHAAVDRIVFSGAADTARSFTWWRAGLPLTAATGGRNVVVVTPSADVELAVRDIVRSAFVHAGQRPDATSLVVLVGSVAESEGFRRQLVDAARTVRVAWPDDPTAQMGPLVAEPTGPLLQALTELEPGESWLLQPAPLDDSGRLWSPGIRDGVRAGSDRHQTDHAVPVLDLMHAETLDDAIAIQNGTDHGLVAGIHSLDVDEVGDWVQRVRAGSLVVNRGTTGSVVGRSPLGGWKRSAVGTGTKPGGPMYVATLGRWEPTPRTVHKSIQLHGLSQRVTAVIEAARSGLSFEEFDQVRAGATSDVQARAAEFGVSHDPAGLVVERNVLRWRPQSVIVRQAEDASNGDLVRALVAATASRAHVLLSTSRPLPAPLTQLFAARRSPLDVVDHLVESDEEFLRRAASGAVFQDNWSDPDDEPQDAIELVLSQGRERPAHTVFGGPGARIRLIGGDALALEEALGASIDVAVFAAPVVEAGLIEMLPYLREQSVSITAHRFGEVDSEFSHLRV
- a CDS encoding MarR family winged helix-turn-helix transcriptional regulator; translation: MPKQGADRHDWATWDAYHDVWRRLDRALDHAVQQGAGISVPEFEILIGLHRQPDHRLRVRDVAAGIGWEKSRVSHQVTRMVSRGLVERSDCPTDGRGSWVVMTPDGRRAVLAGIRAHTAALEQLFWRPVAGDADTLRSVSARVQDALGPTDPGL